From Psychroflexus torquis ATCC 700755, the proteins below share one genomic window:
- a CDS encoding helix-turn-helix domain-containing protein yields MSFFGKNIKKIRAIKGLSQQAFAELFSLKRATLGAYEEGRSEPKIDTIIKVANYFSISIDDFLTKEVTVNQLLRFNGGITTDINQIVKASLKEIPFVNSLNVKLFIENFKTSQSYSALPTIRVPVEGNLDFLAFMVTDLFMVSDEEALFPNDVVIGESRDSNALIQGDVVVVLVNHELLIRRYTISDKGYKLLTDHTHIPSIDISFDAAIYFWKVSFVFLKRYPKFTSKLTVKINELDTKLTQLLSK; encoded by the coding sequence ATGTCCTTTTTTGGAAAAAACATTAAAAAAATAAGAGCGATTAAAGGACTTAGTCAGCAGGCTTTTGCAGAGCTATTTTCGCTGAAAAGAGCAACATTAGGTGCCTATGAAGAGGGTAGGAGTGAGCCGAAGATTGACACCATTATAAAGGTTGCTAATTATTTTAGCATATCTATTGATGATTTCTTAACAAAGGAAGTTACAGTAAACCAATTATTGCGTTTTAATGGGGGAATAACAACGGATATAAATCAAATAGTGAAGGCATCTTTGAAAGAGATTCCTTTTGTGAATTCATTGAATGTCAAGTTATTTATAGAAAATTTTAAGACATCTCAAAGTTACAGTGCATTGCCAACAATTAGAGTCCCTGTGGAAGGTAATTTAGATTTTTTAGCCTTTATGGTAACGGATTTATTTATGGTATCCGATGAGGAAGCCTTATTTCCTAATGATGTGGTTATAGGAGAAAGTAGAGATTCCAATGCTCTTATTCAGGGTGATGTTGTAGTTGTTTTAGTCAACCATGAATTATTGATTAGAAGGTACACTATTTCGGATAAAGGGTATAAATTATTAACAGACCATACTCATATTCCATCAATTGATATTTCCTTCGATGCTGCTATTTATTTTTGGAAAGTATCTTTTGTGTTTTTAAAACGCTATCCGAAATTTACATCAAAACTAACCGTTAAAATAAATGAACTAGACACAAAGTTAACACAGCTTCTGTCAAAATAG
- a CDS encoding YbjN domain-containing protein produces the protein MKEPFKTIKNYLIELNYNITHEDEDEGVIIIQDHDKGINNLILGIASPILIIEQYIFKISNPNKAVLQQLLQKNRDIVHGAFVLDESGEKVIFRDTLQIENIDLNELEGSINSLSLLLSEYSENIIQFSKS, from the coding sequence ATGAAAGAACCATTTAAAACTATTAAAAATTACCTGATTGAATTAAACTATAATATCACGCACGAAGACGAGGACGAAGGCGTGATCATAATTCAAGATCATGACAAGGGTATCAATAATTTAATATTAGGAATTGCAAGTCCCATTTTAATTATAGAGCAATATATTTTTAAAATTTCAAATCCAAATAAGGCTGTTCTTCAGCAATTATTGCAAAAAAACAGAGACATTGTTCACGGCGCTTTTGTATTAGACGAATCTGGAGAAAAAGTAATCTTTAGAGATACTCTACAAATTGAAAACATTGATTTAAACGAACTAGAGGGATCTATAAATTCTTTAAGTTTATTATTAAGTGAGTATTCTGAAAATATTATCCAATTTTCAAAATCATAA
- a CDS encoding PspA/IM30 family protein, giving the protein MSIFKRLFNVGKSEAHSAIDKMEDPIKMTEQGIRDMKNDLTNALEGLAQVKAMLIRSQNDKTQFDNKAKDYQNKAMLILQKTQKESISAEDGDRLAREALVKKEENTEHSKRCGIEIEKFSKSVSQLETNVNSLKNNVGKWENELKTLKARVKVSNATKNLNKQMASIDSSSTVNMLEKMREKVSEEEALADAYGDIANESKSVDDELDRVLNNTSASAESDLDALKKQMGM; this is encoded by the coding sequence ATGAGTATATTCAAAAGATTATTTAACGTTGGGAAATCTGAAGCGCATTCTGCGATCGATAAAATGGAAGACCCAATAAAGATGACAGAACAAGGCATAAGAGACATGAAAAATGACTTGACAAATGCTTTAGAAGGTCTTGCGCAAGTAAAAGCAATGTTGATCCGTTCGCAGAACGATAAAACTCAGTTTGACAACAAGGCAAAAGACTATCAAAACAAGGCAATGCTTATCTTACAAAAAACTCAAAAAGAAAGTATTTCAGCAGAAGACGGAGATCGTTTAGCCAGAGAGGCTTTGGTAAAGAAAGAAGAAAATACAGAGCACTCAAAACGTTGTGGTATTGAAATAGAAAAATTCTCTAAATCAGTTTCTCAATTGGAAACCAATGTAAACAGTTTAAAGAACAATGTTGGTAAATGGGAAAATGAACTAAAAACCCTAAAAGCGCGTGTAAAAGTGTCTAACGCTACTAAGAACCTGAACAAGCAAATGGCATCAATTGACAGCTCTAGCACCGTTAATATGCTAGAAAAAATGAGAGAAAAAGTGAGTGAAGAGGAAGCTTTAGCAGACGCTTATGGAGATATTGCCAATGAATCAAAAAGTGTTGATGATGAGCTTGACCGCGTTTTAAACAATACTTCGGCAAGTGCAGAAAGCGATCTTGACGCACTCAAAAAACAAATGGGCATGTAA